A single Brassica rapa cultivar Chiifu-401-42 chromosome A04, CAAS_Brap_v3.01, whole genome shotgun sequence DNA region contains:
- the LOC103864914 gene encoding spermidine coumaroyl-CoA acyltransferase, whose product MESEDSLSPLVVEKSEVVLVKPSKPTPDVSLSLSTLDNDPMVESIVQTICVFAPKPYLEDQANHDLAYLLQHALSHALVYYYPFAGKLHRKSDDNRLQLNCKPGDGVPFIRATAACTLSSLNYLDSAGDEAYQLVPCYEPVKGCQGYDPLALQVTKFACGGITIGMAHSHSVADGVGAAQFFRAMIELASGKTQPSVIPVWERERLTFNGDIGGVVDFPEAGSFIATSANTLTGDMAREILNITSEDIMKLKKTIANDEQITNENEEKVVVTTLEIIAAQVWRARCRALKMSPDEAVVLGMAIGIRSFIEPPLPEGYYGNALISGSVAMTANELTKSSLSRVVRLIKDMKRAALDKRYVFGKLCEIERRLKDMSSTIGIGKGVLTVTDWRQIGLQYNGWGGLVNIIPLVPMTIDLCVLLPASKADPGMSGGVRVLVTLPRDAMAKFKEEIKLSTN is encoded by the exons ATGGAAAGCGAAGACAGTTTAAGTCCCTTGGTCGTTGAGAAGTCAGAAGTGGTTCTAGTGAAACCCTCAAAGCCAACACCTGATGTCTCTCTGTCTCTGTCCACCCTCGACAATGATCCTATGGTGGAAAGCATCGTCCAAACCATATGCGTATTTGCCCCTAAACCCTACCTTGAAGATCAAGCCAACCATGATCTGGCTTATCTTCTACAGCATGCCCTCTCTCATGCCCTTGTCTATTACTACCCTTTTGCCGGAAAACTTCACCGGAAATCCGACGACAATAGACTTCAGCTTAATTGCAAACCCGGAGATGGAGTCCCCTTTATAAGGGCAACGGCTGCATGTACCCTCTCTTCTCTCAATTACTTGGATAGTGCTGGTGACGAAGCTTACCAACTTGTGCCTTGTTACGAACCTGTGAAAGGTTGTCAAGGATATGACCCTCTGGCTCTACAAGTCACCAAGTTTGCCTGTGGAGGAATCACTATTGGAATGGCTCACTCCCATTCCGTCGCTGACGGTGTTGGAGCGGCTCAGTTTTTCCGAGCGATGATCGAGCTTGCCTCTGGAAAGACTCAACCCAGCGTCATTCCCGTATGGGAGAGGGAAAGGCTCACCTTTAATG GAGATATAGGAGGCGTCGTCGATTTTCCGGAGGCTGGCTCTTTTATTGCAACTTCCGCGAATACATTGACTGGTGACATGGCCCGTGAGATCCTGAACATTACGTCCGAAGATATCATGAAACTCAAGAAAACAATAGCAAATGATGAGCAAATTACAAATGAGAATGAGGAGAAGGTTGTGGTCACAACTTTAGAGATTATTGCGGCCCAAGTCTGGAGAGCACGATGCCGAGCCCTGAAGATGAGTCCAGATGAGGCGGTTGTTTTGGGTATGGCCATTGGCATCCGCAGCTTTATAGAGCCCCCATTACCAGAAGGTTACTATGGCAATGCCTTGATCAGCGGCTCTGTAGCAATGACAGCAAACGAGCTGACTAAATCTTCGTTGTCTCGTGTCGTGAGGCTCATAAAAGACATGAAGAGAGCGGCGCTAGACAAGCGGTACGTCTTTGGGAAGCTTTGCGAGATTGAGAGAAGGCTGAAAGATATGTCATCTACGATAGGCATCGGCAAAGGGGTTTTGACCGTCACGGATTGGCGGCAAATCGGTCTACAGTACAATGGTTGGGGAGGTTTAGTGAACATTATACCTTTGGTTCCGATGACAATTGATCTCTGTGTTTTATTGCCGGCGTCAAAGGCGGACCCAGGGATGAGCGGTGGTGTTAGAGTGCTGGTAACGCTTCCTAGGGATGCGATGGCCAAGTTCAAGGAAGAGATCAAGCTTTCTACGAATTAA
- the LOC103864915 gene encoding uncharacterized protein LOC103864915, with protein MDPFLRKISAPWPILVQAATWTVLLMLTVGFASLAPEMAFVSTLSSSSNLCGGERDGLVRIPMDLPGEMVCVPSEMVKRSTLDLFVPTIFAGVMVVASVSLIRSCFEIESDV; from the coding sequence ATGGATCCGTTTCTTAGGAAAATCTCGGCGCCTTGGCCGATCCTCGTACAAGCTGCGACGTGGACAGTGCTCCTCATGCTGACGGTGGGTTTTGCGTCTCTGGCTCCGGAGATGGCGTTTGTGTCTACATTATCATCGTCCTCGAATCTCTGCGGGGGAGAAAGAGATGGGTTAGTGAGGATTCCGATGGATTTACCGGGAGAGATGGTGTGCGTGCCGTCTGAAATGGTGAAGCGATCAACTCTTGACCTTTTCGTGCCGACCATTTTCGCTGGAGTTATGGTCGTTGCATCAGTTTCTCTGATCCGATCGTGTTTTGAGATCGAAAGCGACGTATAG
- the LOC103864916 gene encoding histone H4, whose product MSGRGKGGKGLGKGGAKRHRKVLRDNIQGITKPAIRRLARRGGVKRISGLIYEETRGVLKIFLENVIRDAVTYTEHARRKTVTAMDVVYALKRQGRTLYGFGG is encoded by the coding sequence ATGTCAGGAAGAGGCAAAGGAGGCAAGGGGTTGGGCAAAGGAGGAGCGAAGAGGCACAGGAAGGTTCTGAGAGACAACATCCAAGGAATCACCAAGCCTGCGATCAGGCGTCTCGCTCGTAGAGGAGGCGTGAAGAGAATCAGCGGGTTGATCTACGAAGAGACCAGAGGAGTTCTGAAGATCTTTCTCGAGAATGTGATTAGAGACGCCGTGACGTACACGGAGCACGCGAGGAGGAAGACGGTTACGGCGATGGACGTTGTTTATGCTTTGAAGAGGCAAGGGCGTACTCTTTATGGATTCGGTGGTTAA
- the LOC103864918 gene encoding UDP-glucuronic acid decarboxylase 6 — translation MATNSSNGTTTKSPPMPSPLRNSKFLQSNMRILVTGGAGFIGSHLVDRLMQNEKNEVIVADNYFTGSKDNLKKWIGHPRFELIRHDVTEPLMVEVDRIYHLACPASPIFYKYNPVKTIKTNVIGTLNMLGLAKRVGARILLTSTSEVYGDPLVHPQPETYWGNVNPIGVRSCYDEGKRVAETLMFDYHRQHGIEIRIARIFNTYGPRMNIDDGRVVSNFIAQALRGEALTVQKPGTQTRSFCYVSDMVDGLMRLMEGDQTGPINIGNPGEFTMVELAETVKELKKPDVEIKMVENTPDDPRQRKPDISKAKEVLGWEPKVKLREGLPLMEEDFRLRLGVFKK, via the exons ATGGCGACGAACTCTTCCAATGGAACGACGACGAAATCACCACCGATGCCTTCCCCTCTGCGTAATTCCAAGTTTTTGCAG TCGAATATGAGGATCTTAGTGACAGGAGGAGCTGGATTTATTGGTTCACATCTGGTTGACAGATTGATGCAAAACGAAAAGAATGAAGTTATTGTTGCAGATAATTACTTCACAGGATCAAAAGACAATCTCAAGAAATGGATTGGTCATCCAAGATTTGAGCTCATTCGTCATG ATGTGACCGAACCTCTAATGGTAGAGGTGGATCGAATCTACCATTTAGCATGTCCTGCATCTCCAATTTTCTACAAATACAATCCTGTTAAG ACGATAAAAACAAATGTGATTGGCACACTTAACATGTTGGGACTAGCTAAACGAGTTGGAGCAAGAATCTTGCTTACTTCCACATCTGAAGTGTATGGTGATCCTCTTGTCCATCCTCAACCCGAGACTTACTGGGGAAATGTAAACCCGATCG GTGTTAGAAGCTGTTACGatgaaggaaaacgtgttgcgGAGACTCTGATGTTTGATTACCATAGGCAACATGGGATTG AAATACGCATAGCGAGGATATTCAACACATATGGTCCTCGTATGAACATTGATGATGGTCGTGTCGTGAGCAACTTCATTGCACAGGCTCTCAG GGGAGAAGCTCTGACTGTTCAGAAACCGGGAACACAAACCCGCAGTTTCTGTTATGTTTCAGACATG GTGGATGGTCTAATGCGTCTGATGGAAGGAGACCAAACCGGACCAATCAATATAGGCAACCCCGGCGAATTCACGATGGTTGAGCTAGCTGAGACAGTTAAAGAG CTTAAAAAACCGGATGTGGAGATAAAAATGGTGGAAAACACACCAGATGATCCGAGACAGAGGAAACCGGACATAAGCAAAGCTAAAGAAGTTCTTGGTTGGGAACCAAAGGTGAAGCTCCGCGAAGGACTTCCTCTTATGGAAGAAGATTTTCGTCTCAGGCTTGGTGTTTTCAAGAAGTGA